In Rubrobacter indicoceani, the genomic window ATGGACTACCTGCTCTCCGAGGTGAACCGCCTTATCCCCGAGGCCGGCCTCACCCCGGACGACGTTCTCTTCACCTACAGCGGCGTGCGACCCCTGCCGTACGCCCCGGACAAATTCGAGGGGAGCGTGCCGAGAAGCCACGTGATCATAGACCACGCCCCGGACGTGCGGAACCTTCTCTCCATCGTCGGGGGCAAGCTCACTACCTACCGGAGCCTCGCCGAGGAGACGGTGGACAAGGTGTTCCGCCTCCTCGGACGAAAACCCGTCCGGTCCGCTACCCGCAACCTTCCGCTGCCCGGTGCCCGGGTCGCCGACCTGGACCGGCTTCGCGCCGAGCTTGTCGAGACCGACGGGATGTCCGGGGCGACGGTCGAGAGGCTTGTAGAAGTCTACGGCTCCCGGGCGATAGAGGTGTGGGAGATCGGAGACAGAGCCCCCGAGCTTCTGGAGCCTTTCGACCAGGCAACGGGCGCGATAGGGGCCGAGCTCGTCCTTGCGTTCCGCGACGAGTTCGCCCGGACGCTCACCGACGCGCTGGTGCGCCGAACGATGGTCGGGATGAGCGCGGGAAACGGTCTGGAGTCGGTGGAGCGGGCGGCGGAGATACTGGCAGGATACTTCGGCTGGAGCGACGACCGGGTCAGAGGCGAGGTAGCCGGATACCGGAAGTACATCCGGCGCTTCGAGGTCGTCGGTCGGGAACCTGAGAGGAGAGCGAGCCGGGCCGGAGAATCGCCCGGCCTGAAGGTCAACGAGGAGGGACTTGAGCCATGAGCGCGAACTACATAATGGCGCTCGATGAAGGATCTTCGAGCGCCAGGACCCTGATAATAGACCCCGACGGGGAGGTCGTGGGGCAGGCCAGACAGGACCTCGAATACCTTTTCCCCCGCCCCGGCTGGGTTGAGCTGGACCCGGTAAAGCTCTTCGAGACGCAGGCGGCGACGATGCGGCGGGCGATCGCGGATGCCGGATGCTCGGTCCGGGACATAGCCTGCGCTGGCATCACCACACACCGCGAGACGGCGATGATCTGGGACAGAAAGACCGGGGAGCCGGTCCACAACGCCGTGATGTGGATGTCGAAGCAGACCGACGGGATCATCGGGCGCTGGTCGGAGGAGGGGCTCGACGGGGAGATAAGACGGCGGACCGGCCTTATAAACGACTCGTATTTCTCGGCCGGAAAGCTTGCGTGGCTTTTGGAGAACGTGGAGGGCTGTCGGGAGCGAGCCGAGCGCGGGGAGCTCGCCGCCGGGACGGTTGATACGTGGCTGCTCTGGAACCTCACCGGGGGACGGGCGCACACGACGGATCACAGCGAAGCGTCCCGAACGATGGTCTTCAACATCGAAGACCTCGGCTGGGACGAGCAGCTCCTCTCGGCGTTCGGGATACCGCTGGAGCTTATGCCGGAGGCCGTGCCCTCCGACTCGCACTTCGGAGAGGTGTCGCCGGAGATCCTCGGGGCGGAGGTGCCGATAACGGCGGTTCTGGCCGACCAGCAGGCCGGGCTTTTCGGACAGGCCTGCTTTAGAGAGGGTATGGCGAAGAACACGTTCGGGACGGCGGGCGTTCTTACCGTGAACTCCGGGGCCGAGCCGCTCTACGTGGACGGGATGACGACGAGCGTCGCCTGGACCGCCGGAACTACAAGCTACGAGCTTGAAGGGGTTGTTTTTCACTCCGGGCAGACGATCCAGTACCTGAGGGACCGCCTGCACATGATAGCGGAGGCCTCCGACACCGAAGGTATAGCCCGGGAGCTGCCCGATACCGGCGGCGTCTACTTCGTGCCGGCCTTTCAGGGGCTGTGCGCCCCGCACTGGGATCGTGAGGCAAAGGCCGCCATCGTCGGCATCACGCTCGAGACCGAGACCAGGCATATAGTGCGGGCCGGTCTGGAATCCATCGCCTATCAGACAAAGGACAACATAGAGGCCCTGATCTCGGGCGGCGGGGACATCCCGTCTTTGAGGGTGGACGGCGGGGCGGTCCGCAACGACGAGCTCTGCCAGTTTCAGGCCGACATCCTGGGCGTACCCGTGGAGCGCCCGCACGGCCTGGAGAGAACCGGCCTCGGCGTCGCTTATCTGGCGGGTATCGCGCCGGGCCTTTGGAGGGACAAGGAGGACATAGCCAAGAGCTGGACCCCGGAACGCATCTTTGAACCCCGGATGTCGGAGGACCGGAGGGAGACGCTCTACCGGGGCTGGCAGACGGCTGTTCAGGCGGCCTGTCTGC contains:
- a CDS encoding FGGY family carbohydrate kinase gives rise to the protein MSANYIMALDEGSSSARTLIIDPDGEVVGQARQDLEYLFPRPGWVELDPVKLFETQAATMRRAIADAGCSVRDIACAGITTHRETAMIWDRKTGEPVHNAVMWMSKQTDGIIGRWSEEGLDGEIRRRTGLINDSYFSAGKLAWLLENVEGCRERAERGELAAGTVDTWLLWNLTGGRAHTTDHSEASRTMVFNIEDLGWDEQLLSAFGIPLELMPEAVPSDSHFGEVSPEILGAEVPITAVLADQQAGLFGQACFREGMAKNTFGTAGVLTVNSGAEPLYVDGMTTSVAWTAGTTSYELEGVVFHSGQTIQYLRDRLHMIAEASDTEGIARELPDTGGVYFVPAFQGLCAPHWDREAKAAIVGITLETETRHIVRAGLESIAYQTKDNIEALISGGGDIPSLRVDGGAVRNDELCQFQADILGVPVERPHGLERTGLGVAYLAGIAPGLWRDKEDIAKSWTPERIFEPRMSEDRRETLYRGWQTAVQAACLPPVGNTRKVGTN